From the Exiguobacterium aurantiacum genome, one window contains:
- a CDS encoding 2-oxoglutarate dehydrogenase E1 component produces MGESSNGREAVQAFYGPNLGYIVELYEQYVEDPESVDEETRQYFDEYGAPETSAPVAPAASFDLEKVVAATRLVNDIRALGHKAADIYPLKDHPREHGLFAFDRYGLSEADLEQVPAHLLSEDVPKPGANALELVRHLLDVYTGPVAIELRHLDDMEEKRWIRRRIEQGALQTKYSKNEKIELFERLAETELFESFLHKTYVGQKRFSIEGLDAMVPLLDAMVGGLISSGSEHINIGMAHRGRLNVLAHVLGKPYEMIFAEFQHAPNKELIPSEGSIGINFGWSGDVKYHLGLDRRVLDEKKEVRLNLANNPSHLEFVGSVVEGYTRAAQDDRSEKGMAVQHDDKAASILIHGDAAFPGQGIVAETLNMTNLQGYRTAGTVHVIANNTIGFTTDPSDSRSTRYASDIAKGYEIPVFHVNADDPEACVAVAKLCSEYRAKFHKDILVDLVGYRRYGHNEMDEPMNTNPVLYKAIKEHKSVRHVYADVLEAEGVMSKEDKATIEQSIEDRLKSARDLVPAEEEDADIILPEAVHKGFPFVETGVERDVLQQLNDELLVWPEGFGVFHKLQKVLDRRRDAFADNGKVDWGHAETLAYASIISDGTPIRLSGQDSERGTFAQRNIMLNDVETGKKFSPLHHLSTANASFSVHNSPLSEGSVLGFEYGYNVFAQDTLVLWEAQYGDFANSAQVMFDQFISAGRAKWGQKSGLVMLLPHGYEGQGPEHSSARMERYLTLAGEKNWTVANLSTAAQYFHILRRQAKMLGTEQVRPMIIMTPKSLLRHPLAASSVDELSDNSFRPIIEQTGLGENSEKVERLVFCSGKMAIDLQEATMKSEESLDFLHIIRVEEIYPFPVREIRELISRYPNAKEIVWVQEEPKNMGAWTYIEPRLEAVTSNRLNVRYVGRRRRSSPAEGNPTAHKQEQARIIREAISRDAVSAAAGTSTYQKDRK; encoded by the coding sequence ATGGGAGAGTCGTCGAACGGTCGCGAAGCAGTGCAAGCATTTTATGGTCCAAACTTAGGCTACATCGTTGAATTGTACGAGCAGTATGTAGAAGACCCAGAATCAGTCGATGAGGAGACGCGTCAATACTTTGACGAATACGGGGCGCCGGAAACGAGCGCACCAGTCGCGCCGGCTGCATCGTTTGATTTAGAGAAAGTCGTGGCAGCGACACGATTGGTCAATGACATTCGGGCACTCGGCCATAAAGCGGCCGATATTTACCCGCTCAAAGACCATCCGCGCGAACACGGCTTGTTTGCGTTTGACCGCTACGGATTGAGTGAAGCCGACCTCGAGCAAGTACCGGCCCACTTGTTGTCGGAAGACGTGCCGAAACCGGGCGCGAACGCGCTCGAACTCGTTCGTCATTTGCTTGACGTCTATACGGGGCCGGTCGCCATCGAGCTCCGTCACTTGGACGACATGGAAGAGAAGCGTTGGATTCGCCGCCGTATCGAGCAAGGTGCACTCCAAACGAAATACTCGAAGAACGAGAAAATCGAGCTCTTCGAACGTCTAGCCGAGACAGAACTGTTCGAGTCGTTCCTTCATAAGACATACGTCGGACAAAAACGCTTCTCGATCGAAGGGCTCGACGCAATGGTGCCGCTCCTTGACGCCATGGTCGGCGGCCTCATCTCGAGTGGGTCAGAACATATCAACATCGGGATGGCCCACCGCGGACGCTTGAACGTGCTCGCGCACGTTCTCGGCAAACCGTACGAGATGATTTTCGCCGAGTTCCAGCACGCCCCGAACAAAGAGTTGATCCCATCGGAAGGGTCGATCGGCATCAACTTTGGTTGGTCCGGCGATGTGAAATATCACCTCGGTCTCGACCGCAGAGTGTTAGACGAGAAAAAAGAAGTCCGTTTGAATCTCGCCAACAACCCGAGCCATCTCGAGTTCGTCGGTTCGGTCGTCGAAGGCTATACGCGTGCAGCGCAAGACGACCGCTCGGAAAAAGGGATGGCCGTCCAACATGACGACAAAGCCGCATCGATCTTGATTCATGGGGACGCCGCGTTCCCAGGACAAGGCATCGTCGCCGAGACACTTAACATGACAAACTTGCAAGGTTATCGTACAGCCGGGACGGTCCACGTCATCGCCAACAACACGATCGGCTTCACGACCGACCCGAGCGATTCGCGCTCGACACGTTATGCGAGCGATATCGCCAAAGGCTACGAGATCCCGGTGTTCCACGTCAACGCGGACGACCCGGAAGCGTGTGTCGCTGTCGCCAAACTGTGCAGCGAATATCGCGCCAAGTTCCATAAAGACATCCTTGTTGACTTGGTCGGTTACCGCCGCTACGGTCATAACGAGATGGATGAGCCGATGAACACGAACCCGGTCCTCTATAAGGCCATCAAAGAACACAAGTCGGTCCGTCACGTCTATGCGGACGTGCTCGAAGCGGAAGGCGTCATGTCGAAAGAAGACAAAGCGACGATCGAGCAATCGATTGAAGACCGTCTCAAATCGGCCCGCGACCTCGTCCCGGCCGAAGAAGAGGATGCCGACATCATCTTGCCGGAAGCGGTCCACAAAGGTTTCCCGTTCGTCGAGACGGGCGTCGAACGTGACGTGCTCCAGCAATTGAACGACGAATTGCTCGTCTGGCCGGAAGGCTTCGGCGTGTTCCATAAGCTGCAAAAAGTACTTGACCGTCGCCGCGACGCGTTCGCGGACAACGGGAAAGTCGACTGGGGCCATGCCGAGACGCTCGCTTACGCCTCGATCATCTCGGACGGCACACCAATCCGCTTGAGCGGTCAAGATTCGGAGCGCGGCACGTTCGCGCAACGGAACATCATGTTGAACGATGTCGAGACAGGCAAGAAGTTCTCGCCGCTCCACCACTTGTCGACGGCAAACGCCTCGTTCTCGGTCCACAACAGCCCGCTCTCAGAAGGATCGGTGCTCGGTTTCGAATACGGCTATAACGTGTTCGCCCAAGACACGCTCGTCTTGTGGGAAGCACAGTATGGGGACTTCGCCAATTCGGCCCAAGTCATGTTCGACCAGTTCATTTCGGCCGGTCGCGCCAAATGGGGCCAGAAGTCAGGTCTCGTCATGCTGTTGCCGCACGGCTATGAAGGTCAAGGCCCAGAGCACTCGAGCGCCCGCATGGAGCGTTACTTGACGCTCGCCGGAGAGAAAAACTGGACGGTCGCGAACTTGTCGACGGCCGCGCAGTATTTCCACATCTTGCGTCGTCAGGCGAAGATGCTCGGCACGGAACAAGTCCGTCCGATGATCATCATGACACCGAAGAGCTTGCTTCGTCATCCGCTTGCAGCCTCATCGGTCGATGAACTATCCGACAACAGCTTCCGTCCGATCATCGAACAAACCGGTCTCGGTGAGAATTCCGAGAAAGTCGAACGTCTCGTCTTCTGTTCAGGGAAGATGGCGATCGACCTTCAAGAAGCGACGATGAAGTCAGAGGAGTCACTCGATTTCCTTCACATCATCCGCGTCGAAGAAATCTATCCGTTCCCGGTCCGTGAGATCCGTGAATTGATCAGCCGCTATCCGAACGCGAAAGAGATTGTCTGGGTCCAAGAAGAGCCGAAGAACATGGGGGCATGGACGTACATCGAGCCCCGTCTCGAAGCGGTCACATCGAACCGGTTGAACGTCCGTTACGTCGGCCGTCGCCGCCGTTCGAGCCCGGCTGAAGGAAACCCGACGGCCCATAAACAAGAGCAAGCCCGCATCATCCGTGAAGCCATCTCACGTGACGCCGTCTCGGCTGCTGCCGGCACGAGCACATACCAAAAAGATCGTAAATAA
- a CDS encoding ABC transporter ATP-binding protein — protein MLSVQNVHKKMGQTNVLTNVSFDVTPGEIFGFLGPNGAGKTTTIRIITGLMPATHGKVTVDGFDVSTERQQALSRIGAIVENPAFYPYLTGRENLIHAMNLIPGLKKVDLNALGALVGLETKLDMKVKQYSLGMKQRLGIARALLHNPKVLILDEPTNGLDPAGIADLRNYLRHLADHRGIAILISSHLLSEMELITDRFAIIDQGQIKSVQGGDGEAKTESVILCKVGREQMNEALDIVALAFDDVKIIQQSAETFIVPRPETDIPHLLKHLVERDIAVYQIGMKHETLEEQFLKLTKKEGGTNNAFITSQ, from the coding sequence ATGTTATCCGTACAAAACGTACACAAAAAAATGGGCCAGACGAACGTCCTGACGAATGTCAGCTTCGACGTCACGCCTGGAGAAATCTTTGGCTTCCTCGGCCCGAACGGCGCCGGAAAGACGACGACGATCCGCATCATCACCGGTCTCATGCCAGCGACACACGGTAAAGTGACCGTCGACGGATTCGACGTCTCGACAGAACGCCAACAAGCGCTCAGTCGCATCGGTGCTATCGTCGAAAATCCGGCCTTTTATCCGTATTTGACGGGCCGCGAGAACTTGATTCATGCGATGAACTTGATTCCTGGCTTGAAAAAAGTCGACTTGAACGCCCTCGGTGCCCTCGTCGGACTCGAGACGAAACTCGATATGAAAGTAAAACAATACTCGCTCGGGATGAAACAGCGTCTCGGCATCGCCCGTGCCCTGCTCCACAACCCGAAAGTATTGATCCTCGACGAACCGACGAACGGTCTCGACCCTGCCGGTATCGCCGATCTCCGTAACTATTTGCGGCACTTGGCCGATCATCGCGGCATCGCCATCCTCATCTCGAGCCACTTGTTAAGCGAGATGGAGTTGATTACGGATCGCTTCGCCATCATCGACCAAGGTCAAATCAAGTCGGTCCAAGGCGGAGACGGTGAGGCCAAGACGGAGAGCGTCATCCTCTGTAAAGTCGGCCGCGAGCAGATGAACGAAGCGCTCGATATCGTCGCACTCGCGTTTGATGATGTGAAAATCATCCAACAATCGGCCGAGACGTTCATCGTCCCGCGTCCGGAAACCGACATCCCGCATTTGTTGAAGCATCTCGTCGAACGTGACATCGCTGTCTATCAGATTGGGATGAAACACGAGACGCTCGAAGAACAGTTCTTGAAATTGACGAAAAAAGAAGGAGGCACGAACAATGCGTTCATTACTAGCCAATGA
- a CDS encoding ABC transporter permease, which translates to MRSLLANEFMKWRRTIKPLVALGMYTGIIVLTYFIVRSGDNPGDAETFVNYATMAAMTFLGIFTIVFTAEMIGNELKFDTLKHLLMSPYSRDRILLSKLVAALLIMLAQFVFILAVTYGFALTLDGELTFEQFRNILLSVSSGVFVIFLTLMFSVVFKSVGVVIGFTVLANFVSTMIGGLLITWKPVIAKWIVFLHTDLSIYYQSPGFMETMDVTIWFSAFYVLIHIVAFYIITAFMFRSKTFAE; encoded by the coding sequence ATGCGTTCATTACTAGCCAATGAGTTCATGAAATGGCGGCGCACGATTAAACCGCTCGTCGCACTCGGAATGTACACCGGGATCATCGTCTTGACGTACTTCATCGTCCGGAGCGGCGACAACCCAGGTGACGCGGAAACGTTCGTCAACTATGCGACGATGGCGGCGATGACATTCCTCGGGATTTTCACGATCGTCTTCACAGCCGAGATGATCGGGAACGAGTTGAAATTTGATACGTTGAAGCACTTGCTCATGAGCCCATACTCGCGCGATCGGATTTTACTATCGAAACTCGTGGCCGCCCTTTTGATCATGCTCGCCCAGTTCGTGTTCATCCTTGCCGTCACATACGGTTTTGCATTAACGCTCGATGGAGAGTTGACATTCGAACAGTTCCGCAACATCTTACTTAGTGTGTCGAGCGGCGTCTTCGTCATCTTCTTGACGCTCATGTTCTCGGTCGTCTTTAAATCGGTCGGCGTCGTCATCGGCTTCACCGTGCTCGCGAACTTCGTCTCGACGATGATTGGTGGGCTTCTCATCACATGGAAACCAGTCATCGCCAAGTGGATCGTCTTCTTGCACACGGATTTGTCGATCTATTATCAAAGCCCGGGCTTCATGGAGACGATGGACGTGACGATTTGGTTCTCGGCGTTCTATGTTTTGATTCACATCGTCGCCTTCTATATCATCACGGCGTTCATGTTCCGCAGTAAAACGTTCGCCGAATGA
- a CDS encoding isochorismatase family cysteine hydrolase, with translation MPKTALLIIDMFNDFDFVGGDDLFRHTEPIVDPILKLKRHFKENDWPVIYCNDNFGQWKDSTEDIIRHVDSSRGSAIAKRIAPEEKEYFIIKPRHSTFYGTQLDILLRQLDVTSLVLTGVASDICILFSANDGYMREYELHVPRDCVAAETDKRNDSALTVIHEALGIPIDDAETYIKDTQV, from the coding sequence ATGCCAAAGACGGCGTTACTCATCATCGACATGTTCAACGACTTCGACTTCGTCGGTGGGGACGACTTGTTCCGACACACGGAGCCGATTGTCGACCCGATTTTGAAACTGAAGCGTCACTTTAAAGAGAACGACTGGCCGGTCATCTACTGCAACGACAACTTCGGGCAGTGGAAAGACAGCACCGAGGACATCATTCGTCACGTCGATTCCTCGAGAGGCAGCGCCATCGCCAAACGAATCGCGCCGGAAGAGAAAGAATACTTCATCATCAAGCCGCGACACTCGACGTTTTACGGAACACAGCTCGACATCTTGCTGCGTCAACTTGACGTCACATCGCTCGTCTTGACCGGTGTCGCCTCAGATATCTGTATCCTATTCTCGGCGAATGACGGCTATATGCGTGAGTATGAGCTTCATGTCCCGCGCGACTGTGTCGCCGCTGAGACAGACAAGCGTAACGACAGCGCTTTGACCGTCATCCATGAGGCACTTGGCATCCCTATCGATGATGCCGAGACGTATATAAAAGATACCCAGGTGTGA
- a CDS encoding class I SAM-dependent methyltransferase, with protein sequence MTLDYTGERVIPDRMDPLNGLLLEHIARYHFALLYMNGRVLDFASGSGYGSQLIAKNLKGTVTEVVAVDLSEEATRYAKGRYHHPNVNYIVGDVVDRTLPDKLGTFDCIVSFETIEHVTKYEAFMANVWDLLKPGGILVLSTPFGQGVGQPTNEPFHAHQFTEVEFEALFTPFTSTEFYYQRGVLVEPKRGTRHYPIGITVAVK encoded by the coding sequence ATGACATTAGACTATACGGGAGAACGGGTCATCCCAGATCGCATGGACCCACTGAACGGCTTATTGCTCGAACATATCGCGCGTTACCATTTCGCCCTGTTATACATGAACGGGCGCGTCCTCGATTTTGCGAGCGGGAGCGGGTATGGCAGTCAATTGATCGCCAAAAACTTGAAGGGGACAGTGACCGAAGTCGTTGCCGTCGACTTGTCGGAAGAGGCGACGCGCTATGCGAAAGGACGTTACCACCACCCGAACGTCAACTATATCGTAGGTGATGTCGTCGACCGGACGTTGCCGGACAAACTCGGGACGTTCGATTGCATCGTCAGCTTCGAGACGATTGAACACGTGACCAAATATGAGGCGTTCATGGCGAACGTGTGGGACTTATTGAAGCCAGGCGGCATCTTGGTGTTGTCGACACCATTCGGGCAAGGTGTGGGACAGCCGACGAATGAGCCGTTCCACGCCCATCAGTTCACGGAGGTCGAGTTCGAGGCGCTGTTCACACCGTTCACATCGACCGAGTTCTATTACCAGCGGGGCGTGCTCGTCGAACCGAAGCGGGGGACGCGCCATTATCCGATTGGCATCACGGTTGCAGTGAAATAA